One genomic segment of Manis pentadactyla isolate mManPen7 chromosome 1, mManPen7.hap1, whole genome shotgun sequence includes these proteins:
- the KLHL2 gene encoding kelch-like protein 2 isoform X5 translates to MFSEQHFADVVLSEEFLNLGIEQVCSLISSDKLTISSEEKVFEAVIAWVNHDKDVRQEFMARLMEHVRLPLLPREYLVQRVEEEALVKNSSACKDYLIEAMKYHLLPTEQRMLMKSSRTRLRTPMSLPKVMVVVGGQAPKAIRSVECYDFKEERWHQVAELPSRRCRAGMVYMAGLVFAVGGFNGSLRVRTVDSYDPVKDQWTSVANMRDRRSTLGAAVLNGLLYAVGGFDGSTGLSSVEAYNIKANEWFHVAPMNTRRSSVGVGVVGGLLYAVGGYDGASRQCLSTVECYSSAANEWTYTAEMSTRRSGAGVGVLNNLLYAVGGHDGPLVRKSVEVYDPNTNSWRQVADMNMCRRNAGVCAVNGLLYVVGGDDGSCNLASVEYYNPTTDKWTVVSSCMSTGRSYAGVTVIDKPL, encoded by the exons CTCAGAAGAGAAG GTGTTTGAAGCAGTAATAGCTTGGGTGAACCATGACAAGGATGTAAGGCAAGAATTTATGGCTCGGCTGATGGAACATGTACGGTTACCTTTGCTTCCCCGGGAGTATTTAGTTCAG AGGGTTGAGGAGGAGGCTTTGGTCAAGAACAGCAGTGCTTGCAAAGATTACCTCATTGAAGCCATGAAGTACCATTTGCTGCCAACGGAGCAACGTATGTTGATGAAGAGTTCCCGGACCCGTCTGAGGACACCCATGAGCCTTCCCAAA gtgatggtggtggtggggggccaAGCACCAAAGGCTATCCGAAGTGTGGAGTGCTACGACTTCAAAGAAGAGCGGTGGCACCAGGTCGCCGAGCTACCTTCCAGGAGGTGTAGGGCAG GGATGGTCTACATGGCCGGGCTCGTGTTTGCCGTGGGCGGCTTCAACGGCTCCCTGCGAGTGCGCACCGTGGACTCCTATGACCCCGTGAAGGACCAGTGGACCAGTGTGGCCAACATGCGCGACCGGAGGAGCACCCTGGGGGCTGCCGTGCTCAACGGGCTGCTGTACGCGGTGGGGGGCTTCGACGGGAGCACAG GTTTGTCGTCGGTAGAGGCCTACAACATCAAGGCCAATGAGTGGTTCCACGTGGCCCCGATGAACACGCGTAGGAGCAGCGTGGGCGTTGGCGTGGTTGGAG GTCTGCTCTATGCGGTAGGGGGTTACGATGGGGCCTCACGGCAGTGTCTGAGCACCGTGGAGTGCTACAGCTCTGCAGCAAATGAGTGGACCTACACAGCAGAAATGAGCACGAGGCGGAGTGGAGCAG GTGTTGGTGTGTTAAACAACTTACTGTATGCTGTAGGGGGTCATGATGGTCCTTTAGTGCGAAAAAGTGTTGAAGTATATGATCCCAACACGAATTCATGGAGACAGGTTGCAGATATGAACATGTGCAGAAGAAATGCAG gagttTGTGCAGTTAATGGCCTGTTATATGTAGTTGGAGGGGATGATGGTTCCTGTAACTTGGCTTCAGTAGAATATTATAACCCAACGACTGATAAATGGACCGTTGTGTCATCTTGTATGAGCACAGGGCGAAGTTATGCAG GAGTCACAGTTATTGATAAACCATTATGA